A window of Rufibacter sp. LB8 contains these coding sequences:
- the pdxH gene encoding pyridoxamine 5'-phosphate oxidase, giving the protein MEKPLSLADIRINYCLKELTRQSVQANPLRQFDAWLQEALAAKADEPTAMTVSTCDLQGKPSARVVLLKELSAEGFVFYTNYQSRKGQQLAQNPYAAITFFWPVLERQVRIEGVVKQVSGEISDAYFQSRPKGSQIGAWASPQSQEINGREVLETLEQEMQQKFIADEVLPRPAHWGGYVVIPERLEFWQGRPNRLHDRLEYVKDQNGTDWKIKRLAP; this is encoded by the coding sequence ATGGAAAAACCGTTGTCCCTCGCCGATATCAGGATTAATTATTGCCTGAAGGAGTTAACCCGGCAATCTGTGCAGGCAAACCCGCTGCGGCAGTTTGATGCCTGGCTGCAGGAGGCCCTGGCCGCCAAAGCCGACGAGCCCACCGCCATGACCGTGAGCACGTGTGACCTGCAGGGCAAACCAAGCGCCCGCGTGGTGCTCCTGAAAGAATTGTCTGCCGAAGGATTTGTCTTTTACACCAATTACCAAAGCCGCAAAGGCCAGCAGCTGGCCCAGAATCCGTACGCCGCTATCACGTTTTTCTGGCCGGTGCTGGAAAGGCAGGTGCGCATTGAAGGCGTGGTGAAACAAGTTTCTGGTGAGATTTCTGATGCTTATTTCCAGAGCCGCCCCAAAGGAAGCCAGATTGGCGCCTGGGCCTCGCCACAGAGCCAGGAGATCAACGGCCGAGAGGTTTTGGAAACTTTGGAACAGGAAATGCAACAGAAGTTCATAGCCGATGAGGTGCTCCCGCGACCGGCGCACTGGGGCGGGTACGTGGTCATTCCGGAGCGCCTAGAATTCTGGCAGGGCCGGCCAAACCGCTTGCATGACCGGCTGGAATACGTGAAAGACCAAAACGGCACAGACTGGAAAATCAAACGGCTGGCGCCCTAA
- a CDS encoding Maf family nucleotide pyrophosphatase — MNFNRNYILASNSPRRNELLTNLGLPFTVKVKEVDENYPLDLAKADVAEYLAAHKASAYAQDLQPEDVLITADTIVCLEEKVLNKPYDHAEATRMLTQLSGRSHEVYTGVCLLSQEKSVVFHDVTTVHFKDLSRDEIDYYINTCKPFDKAGSYGAQDWLGMVGITKMEGSYFNVMGLPVHRLYEELLKF, encoded by the coding sequence ATGAATTTTAACAGAAACTACATACTGGCCTCCAACTCGCCGCGGCGCAACGAACTGCTCACCAACCTGGGCCTTCCGTTCACGGTGAAAGTAAAGGAGGTGGACGAAAATTATCCCCTGGATTTGGCCAAGGCCGATGTAGCCGAATACCTGGCCGCCCACAAAGCCAGCGCCTACGCCCAAGACCTGCAGCCCGAGGACGTGCTCATCACCGCTGACACCATTGTCTGCCTGGAAGAGAAAGTTCTGAACAAGCCCTATGACCACGCCGAGGCCACCCGTATGCTCACCCAACTTTCGGGGCGCAGCCATGAGGTGTACACGGGTGTGTGTCTGCTGAGCCAGGAGAAAAGCGTGGTGTTCCATGACGTGACCACCGTGCATTTCAAAGACCTCTCCCGCGATGAAATAGATTACTACATCAACACCTGCAAACCCTTCGACAAAGCCGGCAGTTACGGCGCGCAGGATTGGCTGGGCATGGTGGGCATCACCAAAATGGAGGGCTCCTACTTCAATGTGATGGGCCTGCCCGTGCACCGGCTCTACGAGGAATTACTGAAGTTTTAA
- a CDS encoding DUF1015 domain-containing protein gives MAEILPIKAFRYNPKLPFSIDALTSPLFDVVSVKQRQALYRNSYNSIHLSVPPGPEPAQMARRTAEHWKKAGILLQDALPGIYVYYQYFRLPGSSKEFCRKGFLCHIKAYDWTEGQILRHENTIPAAVNDRIALLEETQMNTSATHGLYADPTFTLEQYMDESITSPLYESEDYQGVRDVLSVIHDVAVIQHFVNQIKDQKIILADGHHRYEGSLAYRKKRLAAQPDATGQEPFNYHLMYLTNAASDDLRILPTHRLLEKIPISAAEFLTKLEAYFTLKPIEEAFELNEVITGKQWAFGLYLEGQAYKARLKPELHHLLDWDLPAVVKDLDLTVMHYFILEKVLGISAEEQRHYQGLSYVRNFTECLTKVDAGQAQLALITNEVKMEEVERVCHSGAVMPQKSTFFYPKVICGFLFTSIQDHEF, from the coding sequence ATGGCCGAGATTCTCCCTATAAAAGCTTTCCGGTACAACCCCAAGTTGCCCTTCTCCATTGACGCGCTCACCTCGCCCCTGTTTGACGTGGTGTCAGTGAAGCAGCGGCAGGCGCTCTACCGAAACTCCTACAACAGCATTCACCTTTCGGTGCCGCCCGGGCCGGAACCTGCGCAAATGGCGCGCCGCACCGCCGAACACTGGAAAAAAGCTGGCATTCTGTTGCAAGACGCGTTGCCGGGCATTTATGTGTATTACCAGTACTTCAGGTTGCCGGGTTCATCCAAAGAATTCTGCCGAAAGGGATTTCTCTGCCATATAAAAGCCTATGACTGGACTGAAGGACAGATTCTTCGGCACGAAAACACCATTCCGGCGGCCGTGAATGACCGTATTGCGCTGCTGGAAGAAACCCAAATGAACACCAGCGCCACCCACGGCCTGTATGCCGACCCCACGTTCACTCTGGAACAATACATGGACGAGAGCATTACCTCGCCGCTCTATGAATCTGAGGATTACCAAGGCGTGCGTGATGTGCTTTCGGTGATTCATGACGTGGCCGTGATTCAGCATTTCGTAAATCAAATAAAAGACCAGAAAATCATCTTGGCCGACGGGCACCACCGCTATGAGGGCTCCCTGGCGTACCGCAAGAAAAGATTGGCCGCGCAACCAGACGCCACGGGTCAGGAGCCGTTCAATTACCATTTAATGTATCTCACCAACGCAGCCTCAGATGATTTACGCATTCTGCCCACGCACCGGCTGCTGGAGAAAATACCAATTTCGGCGGCTGAATTCCTGACTAAGTTAGAAGCTTATTTCACGTTAAAGCCCATTGAAGAAGCCTTTGAGTTGAATGAAGTAATCACGGGCAAGCAATGGGCGTTTGGTTTGTACCTGGAAGGCCAGGCCTATAAAGCCCGCCTGAAACCAGAACTGCACCATTTATTGGATTGGGATTTGCCCGCGGTGGTAAAAGACCTGGACCTGACCGTGATGCACTATTTCATACTAGAGAAAGTGTTGGGCATTTCCGCGGAAGAACAACGCCATTACCAGGGACTTTCCTACGTGCGTAATTTCACCGAATGCCTGACCAAAGTTGACGCCGGCCAGGCGCAACTGGCCCTAATCACCAATGAAGTTAAGATGGAGGAAGTGGAGCGTGTTTGCCACTCGGGCGCGGTCATGCCCCAGAAATCTACCTTTTTCTACCCCAAAGTAATCTGCGGCTTTTTATTCACCTCCATACAAGACCATGAATTTTAA
- a CDS encoding NAD(P)H-dependent glycerol-3-phosphate dehydrogenase, which produces MQIQEKIAVVGGGSWATALVKILSENGAEVNWWLRSPEDVAHLQQYAHNPRYLSGVRFDLDYVKPSTDLAETVAKADWVILAVPAAFVQQALTPLAQDAFKGKTLVSAVKGMIPVQNILITDYLGEQYGVPAEHQCVIAGPCHAEEVALEKQSYLTIGSHDIVRAEQFCRLLRNRYVKANPLDDIDGVEYCAVLKNIIALACGIAHGLNYGDNFQAVMVSNAMTEIEDFLHAIMPLPRNLTGSAYLGDLLVTAYSQFSRNRTFGNMIGRGYTVKSAQFEMNMVAEGYYAVQSIYELNKRLQVDMPITTAVYHILYERFSPALEIDILKDKFK; this is translated from the coding sequence TTGCAGATACAAGAGAAAATTGCGGTAGTGGGTGGGGGTAGCTGGGCTACCGCCCTGGTGAAGATTCTGTCTGAGAACGGCGCCGAAGTCAATTGGTGGCTCCGGAGCCCTGAAGACGTAGCCCATCTGCAGCAATACGCCCACAACCCACGGTACCTCAGCGGCGTTCGGTTTGACCTGGACTATGTAAAACCGTCTACTGATCTGGCTGAAACCGTGGCCAAAGCCGATTGGGTGATTCTTGCGGTGCCGGCCGCGTTTGTGCAGCAGGCGCTTACGCCCTTGGCGCAAGACGCCTTTAAAGGCAAAACGTTGGTATCGGCGGTGAAAGGCATGATTCCGGTCCAGAACATCTTGATCACCGATTACTTGGGAGAACAGTACGGCGTTCCGGCCGAGCACCAATGCGTGATTGCCGGGCCCTGCCACGCCGAGGAAGTTGCCCTGGAAAAGCAGAGTTACCTCACCATCGGGTCGCATGACATTGTACGGGCAGAACAGTTTTGCCGCCTTCTCCGGAACCGTTACGTGAAAGCCAACCCCTTGGATGACATTGACGGCGTGGAGTATTGCGCGGTGCTCAAGAACATCATTGCCCTGGCCTGCGGCATTGCCCATGGTTTAAACTACGGCGACAATTTTCAGGCGGTGATGGTCTCCAATGCCATGACGGAGATTGAAGATTTCCTGCACGCCATCATGCCCTTGCCGCGAAATTTAACAGGCAGCGCCTATCTGGGAGATTTGCTGGTGACCGCCTATTCGCAGTTCAGCCGGAACCGCACCTTCGGGAATATGATTGGCCGGGGCTATACCGTGAAATCTGCCCAGTTTGAAATGAACATGGTGGCCGAGGGCTATTACGCCGTGCAAAGCATCTATGAACTGAACAAACGTCTGCAGGTGGACATGCCTATCACCACGGCCGTGTACCATATTTTGTATGAGCGCTTTTCGCCAGCTCTGGAGATAGACATTTTAAAGGATAAGTTTAAGTAA
- a CDS encoding efflux RND transporter periplasmic adaptor subunit: MAKRKSNKLLYILGGLVVLLLVFLLVAKKSGWIGKEEGTEVMVEKVKPATIVEKVSASGKIQPEIEVKISPDVSGEITELFVKEGDSVKAGQLLLRIRPDNYQAMVEMQSASVNTQRANLAQAKARLNQALANSKNIQQNYERNRKLFEQKVISQSEFDASRAQYEANRAELDAARQSVRGAESTVRSASASLEESRRNLDKTTIFSPVNGTISKLSVEKGERVVGTSQMAGTEIMRIANLSNMEVRVNVNENDIVRVHLNDSAIVEVDSYSGENRKFRGLVTSIANTAKDATTLEAVTEFEVRIRLLNDSYQDMVQKSGRSPFRPGMTASVDIITDQKSDVLSVPLASVTTRSKDKPGAKKETTAPADANTQGPEKPVRAGERPDEVVFVHEKGKVKMVKVTTGISDFDNIEILSGLKPGQEVISGPFRAVSKQLKDGDVVVVKDEKSLSKSLKEEKPVEE; encoded by the coding sequence ATGGCTAAACGTAAATCAAACAAACTATTATACATTTTAGGCGGATTGGTAGTATTGCTGCTGGTGTTTCTGCTGGTAGCTAAAAAGAGCGGTTGGATTGGCAAAGAAGAAGGCACCGAGGTGATGGTGGAGAAAGTGAAGCCCGCCACCATTGTGGAGAAAGTAAGCGCCTCCGGCAAGATTCAGCCTGAGATTGAAGTAAAAATCAGCCCAGACGTTTCAGGGGAAATCACTGAGCTGTTTGTGAAAGAAGGCGATTCTGTAAAGGCGGGCCAATTATTGTTGCGCATTCGCCCTGACAATTACCAGGCCATGGTGGAGATGCAATCCGCCTCGGTAAACACGCAGCGCGCCAACCTGGCGCAAGCCAAAGCCAGACTGAACCAAGCCTTGGCCAACAGCAAAAACATACAACAGAACTATGAGCGTAACCGCAAACTGTTTGAGCAGAAGGTGATTTCGCAGTCTGAGTTTGACGCTTCCCGCGCTCAGTATGAAGCCAACCGCGCCGAACTAGACGCCGCCCGCCAAAGTGTGCGCGGTGCCGAATCCACGGTACGCAGCGCCAGCGCTTCTTTGGAAGAATCCAGAAGAAACCTGGACAAGACCACCATTTTCTCCCCGGTGAACGGCACCATCTCTAAACTGAGCGTGGAAAAAGGCGAACGCGTGGTAGGAACCTCCCAAATGGCCGGAACTGAGATCATGCGCATTGCCAACCTGAGTAACATGGAAGTACGCGTGAACGTGAACGAAAACGACATTGTACGCGTGCACCTGAATGATTCTGCCATTGTGGAAGTGGATTCCTACTCCGGCGAAAACCGCAAGTTCAGAGGTCTGGTAACGTCCATCGCCAATACGGCCAAAGACGCGACTACCTTAGAAGCTGTGACCGAGTTTGAAGTGCGCATCCGGTTGTTGAATGACTCGTACCAGGACATGGTGCAGAAAAGCGGTCGTTCGCCATTCAGACCGGGCATGACTGCCTCCGTGGACATCATCACCGACCAAAAGTCAGACGTACTGTCAGTGCCGTTGGCCTCTGTGACTACCAGAAGCAAAGACAAACCCGGCGCTAAAAAAGAAACCACTGCCCCGGCAGACGCAAACACCCAAGGCCCTGAGAAACCAGTAAGAGCCGGAGAGCGCCCAGACGAAGTGGTGTTTGTGCATGAAAAAGGCAAAGTGAAGATGGTGAAAGTGACCACCGGCATTAGTGACTTTGACAACATTGAGATTCTCTCAGGCTTGAAACCAGGCCAGGAAGTGATTTCAGGACCATTCAGAGCCGTTTCTAAACAGTTGAAAGACGGTGACGTAGTGGTAGTGAAGGATGAAAAATCACTGAGTAAAAGTTTAAAAGAAGAGAAACCAGTAGAAGAATAA
- a CDS encoding YqgE/AlgH family protein: MAKAIQNGSILISEPFLGDPNFERSVVIICQHDKEGTVGLVLNRLSAMQLSDVVEVNETMFDAPLAVGGPMQPNTLHYIHRLPNLPDSLPIAADLFWGGDFEELTSWLNQGLVKDDQIKFFVGYSGWSPGQLEEEIEKNVWFVNNNAANKLLTLNTDTLWRDILKEMGGKYKMYANYPADPSLN, encoded by the coding sequence ATGGCCAAAGCAATTCAGAACGGAAGCATTTTGATCTCAGAGCCTTTTCTGGGCGACCCTAACTTTGAGCGCAGCGTGGTGATTATCTGCCAGCATGACAAGGAGGGCACGGTAGGGTTGGTGCTCAATCGGCTCTCAGCCATGCAACTCTCAGATGTAGTGGAGGTGAACGAGACCATGTTTGACGCCCCCTTGGCAGTGGGCGGCCCCATGCAGCCCAACACGCTCCATTACATTCACCGCCTGCCCAACCTGCCAGACTCCTTGCCTATTGCCGCTGATCTTTTTTGGGGTGGTGATTTTGAGGAACTTACCTCCTGGCTTAACCAGGGCTTGGTGAAAGACGACCAGATAAAATTTTTTGTGGGCTATTCCGGCTGGAGCCCCGGGCAGCTGGAAGAGGAGATAGAGAAAAATGTTTGGTTCGTAAATAACAATGCTGCAAATAAATTGCTTACTTTGAATACAGATACCTTGTGGCGCGACATTTTGAAAGAGATGGGCGGCAAGTACAAAATGTACGCCAACTATCCCGCAGACCCAAGTTTAAACTAA